One Cucumis melo cultivar AY chromosome 8, USDA_Cmelo_AY_1.0, whole genome shotgun sequence genomic window, AATGGAAATATGAGAGCCATTAGTAATAAATTGTAAGAAAACATGCAtgattttcaaaaaccaaatatAAGAGCTATTAGTAAGTAACGTAGAAATCTACCATATGGGTTTAAAAATTGTTTCAATAAGACCCCTAAATTTCCAATTTTACACTTTTTAACCTCAAATTTTCACAAATCTTAAAACCTAAGGAATAagttaaaaaacaaaattcagaACTCATTTTGAAACTTTAGAACCAAAAACCATTAGGGACCAAAAGGGGCAAGTAAAAAGCATCTTTTTGGTTCAAATGGTTtactttttttcccttttctgtGTCTTACAAATCTGTGTCAGTTCTTACTTTCCTTTGAACTTTGACTTAGAAAGGCCTAAAGACTTTCAACGAGAGGCCTGTGCTATACATACATATTTGTTTTGGTATATGCCATTCCTAATGTCATATATGTTGCAGATGACAAAGGTAATGGAGAAAAGCAAGTCAATAGTAATTACAGGTCATTCACTTGGAGGAGCAGCAGCCACTCTATGTACACTTTGGttgctttctttcttccatACCAAAACCCATCATCATCCAATTCTCTGCATCACCTTTGGCTCCCCATTGATAGGCAATGAGTCGCTTTCAAGAgccattcaaagagaaagatggTGCGGCAAGTTCTGCCATGTCGTCTCCAACCACGACATTATGCCAAGGCTTCTCTCTACACCACTGCCCTCTCTCTCTCCTAAGCTCCATATCATCTTTAGATATTGGCATTTGTCAATGGCCTCTCCACAGTTTGGGAAGCTTGCTACCCAATTGacagaaagagagaaagaagaactcTTCTACATCGTATTGGCTCACTCCAACACGATATCCGACCTAGGAGAGGGATCAGTACAAAGTCAGTTTTGGCCAtttggaaatttcttcttttgcTCAGAACACGGTGCAATTTGTTTGGATAATGCCATATCAGTTCTGAAGATGCTCGATCTGATGCTCAAAACAAGCGCTCCAAACTTGAGCATTGAGGACCATCTCAACTATGGAGATCATGTGAAAAAAGTTGGAGTTCAATACATGGAGAGGAAGAACCTCAACTCATTGTGTCTTCCTAATTCAAGCTATGAAGCTGGGCTTGCTCTGGCATTGGAGTCGGCTGGAATACCTTTCCAAGTAATAAGCCTTAAGAACTTTCCTTAAAACAAAGCCTACAACCTAGATTTTAAAACTAACTAGAGCTTATTTCAAAATTGCAGGATGAAGTTGCTCACATGGCCGAACATAGCTTGAGAACAGCAAGCAGAATAGGACAAACACCAAACATGAACGCCGCGAAACTAGCCATAAGCTTATCAAAGATTACACCTTACAGGGCTGAGATAGAATGGTACAAAACCTCTTGTGATGAAGCAGATAACCAATTGGGTTACTACGATTGCTTCAAGAAAGAAGATGCTTCGGTAAGACATGACAGAGTAAATATGAACAGGCACAAGCTCGCAACATTCTGGAACCGAGTGATCGACATGTGGGAGAACAATGAGCTTCCTCCAGATTTTAACATGAGGGCAAAGTGGGTCAATGCTTCACAATTCTACAAACTCCTGGTAGAGCCATTGGACATTGCAGAATATTACCGTCGTGATACACACATTGTCCATGGTCATTATTTGAAATGTGGAAGAGAGAGAAGATATGAGATTTTTGACAAATGGTGGAGAGGAAGAGAAGTCACGGAGGAAGGGAATACTCAGAGGATGAAATATGCAAGCTTGACCCAAGATTCATGCTTTTGGGCAAGGTTGGAGGAAGCCAAAGACCTACTGGAAATCATTAAAAGAGGAGATGTGAGAAAGTTGGCTCCAATATGGAAAAGTCTTGAAAACTTTGAAAGGTATGCCAGAGGATTGATTGAAAGAAAGGAGGTTTCTGAAGATGTCATTGCAAAGAATTCAAGCTACACTTTGTGGGCTCAAGAACTGAGGGCATTGAAGCTAAATATGTAATAACTAAGAGGTTCAAAGTAGTTAGCACCTTGGACTCTCTTAGAATTGCTGTAACCAAATCAGATTACTGGTGAATATGTCCACTGGATACCCAATTATCCACTAATTGAGAATAGTAATATTGTCCGTTAGCCCATactatattataataatatcaTGTCTCTGGTCTACAATTCAAAATAACAATCCAGTGATAATGTATAAATGCTAATATGCCTGCTCTCT contains:
- the LOC103486086 gene encoding lipase-like PAD4, whose product is MESEASTFESCHVMAALLGSTPLLLQSWEFCAAANAASPESFTTLVIDDVAYVAFSGVQVLPGCGGGRVRELVALDGEGVEGELFWPLKRHREELQEPAMADSGILKMFVDIYAHKNLVETMTKVMEKSKSIVITGHSLGGAAATLCTLWLLSFFHTKTHHHPILCITFGSPLIGNESLSRAIQRERWCGKFCHVVSNHDIMPRLLSTPLPSLSPKLHIIFRYWHLSMASPQFGKLATQLTEREKEELFYIVLAHSNTISDLGEGSVQSQFWPFGNFFFCSEHGAICLDNAISVLKMLDLMLKTSAPNLSIEDHLNYGDHVKKVGVQYMERKNLNSLCLPNSSYEAGLALALESAGIPFQDEVAHMAEHSLRTASRIGQTPNMNAAKLAISLSKITPYRAEIEWYKTSCDEADNQLGYYDCFKKEDASVRHDRVNMNRHKLATFWNRVIDMWENNELPPDFNMRAKWVNASQFYKLLVEPLDIAEYYRRDTHIVHGHYLKCGRERRYEIFDKWWRGREVTEEGNTQRMKYASLTQDSCFWARLEEAKDLLEIIKRGDVRKLAPIWKSLENFERYARGLIERKEVSEDVIAKNSSYTLWAQELRALKLNM